The Argentina anserina chromosome 3, drPotAnse1.1, whole genome shotgun sequence genome includes a region encoding these proteins:
- the LOC126789031 gene encoding N6-mAMP deaminase, which yields MEKWVSMPKVELHAHLNGSIRDSTLLELARGLGEKGVIIFADIEHVIQKDDRSLTEVFRLFDLIHIVTTDHKIITRITKEVIEDFAAESVVYLELRTTPKKNESIGMTKHSYLEAVLEGIKAVSTVDVDFRPHDSENFPHRNDTCNGSTRKKIYVRLLLSIDRRGTTEAAMETVNLALEMRDLGVVGIDLSGNPIMGEWTTYLPALKFAREQGLYVTLHCGEVPNPKEIRSMLDFLPQRIGHACCFEEAEWEKLKSSNIPVEICLTSNIRTNTIPSIDVHHFADLYSKKHPLVLCTDDSGVFSTSLSNEYNLAASAFGLGRRDIFKLTKNAVEYIFADDGVKRELKEIFSSAEQKLDL from the exons ATGGAAAAGTGGGTGTCAATGCCAAAGGTAGAGCTTCATGCTCATCTCAATGGATCTATCAGAGACTCTACATTGCT AGAACTTGCTAGAGGTTTGGGTGAGAAGGGTGTCATAATTTTCGCTGATATTGAGCATGTTATACAGAAAG ATGACCGGTCTTTAACCGAAGTGTTCAGGTTGTTTGACCTTATCCACATTGTTACTACTGACCACAAAATTATCACAAGAATCACCAAAGAA GTTATTGAAGATTTCGCTGCTGAGAGTGTTGTGTATTTGGAGCTACGAACAACTCCGAAG AAAAATGAGTCCATAGGGATGACCAAACACTCGTACTTGGAAGCAGTTCTGGAGGGTATAAAAGCTGTGAGTACAGTTGATGTTGATTTCAGGCCTCATGATTCAGAGAATTTTCCACATAGAAATGATACATGTAATGGAAGTACAAGGAAAAAGATTTATGTGAGACTTCTTTTGAGCATTGATCGTCGGGGAACCACAGAAGCTGCAATGGAAACT GTCAATCTTGCACTGGAAATGAGAGATTTAGGGGTAGTTGGTATTGATCTTTCTGGCAATCCAATTATGGGAGAATG GACTACATATTTGCCAGCATTAAAATTTGCTAGAGAGCAGGGTCTTTATGTAACCCTTCATTGCGGAGAG GTGCCTAATCCAAAGGAGATACGATCAATGCTAGATTTTCTACCACAGAGGATTGGTCATGCCTGTTGCTTTGAGGAAGCAGAATGGGAAAAGTTAAAATCTTCAAATATTCCG gTTGAGATATGTTTGACATCCAACATCAGGACCAATACAATTCCATCAATCGATGTTCATCATTTTG CTGATCTGTACAGTAAAAAGCATCCTCTAGTCCTGTGCACCGATGATTCTGGGGTCTTTTCTACCAGCCTTTCCAATGAGTACAACCTTGCTGCTTCTGCATTTG GTCTTGGAAGGAGAGATATATTTAAGCTAACAAAAAATGCGGTTGAATATATTTTTGCTGATGACGGAGTGAAGAGGGAACTAAAGGAGATTTTCAGCTCTGCTGAACAGAAGCTCGACCTATAA
- the LOC126789028 gene encoding RNA pseudouridine synthase 6, chloroplastic, whose translation MGSMSLASLLGSHCRSFTAPVTVVRALALTHVAVSEQLRSYQQVKVAWFSKRSKRKKRRVACESLKEEVTYPTAASSVYGYPYTRLLPCPSQNGLPRVEHLVVSEGGPVLEYICKNLDLPAQFVADLIHFGAVYYALVCPKPPPSATPEQMRVYKEVTAPSILKKRESIKGKTVREAQKTFRITHADQFVEDGTYLRVHVHPKRFPRCYEIDWKSRVIAVTEDFVVLDKPAGTTVGGTTDNIEESCATFTSRALGLTTPLMTTHQIDNCTEGCVILARTKEYCSVFHGKIREKKVKKLYLALAAAPVPLGTITHYMRPINVAPRLISEESIERWSLCQLEVIECKEIPWPNSIIEEQYGVVDCGWPSKDYAYECKINLLTGKTHQIRAQLAARGAPLVGDSMYMPAAIAEMANPELNPFGKHKKQYTGENDKERAATEWMARHGKEPNVAIGLQACQISWDDGEYSFEARAPWWR comes from the exons ATGGGTTCAATGAGTCTAGCTTCACTTCTGGGAAGTCATTGCCGGAGTTTCACTGCGCCGGTGACCGTTGTGCGCGCGTTGGCGCTGACCCATGTTGCTGTGAGTGAACAGTTAAGGAGCTACCAGCAGGTGAAGGTGGCTTGGTTCTCTAAGAGGtcaaagaggaagaagagaagggTTGCTTGTGAGTCTTTGAAGGAAGAGGTTACTTACCCAACTGCTGCTTCTTCTGTTTATGG CTATCCATATACTCGTTTGCTTCCCTGTCCCTCGCAAAATGGACTGCCAAGAGTAGAACACTTGGTTGTTTCAGAAGGAGGCCCTGTTCTAGAATATATATGCAAAAATCTGGATCTTCCTGCTCA GTTTGTTGCAGATCTCATCCATTTTGGAGCTGTGTATTACGCTCTTGTATGTCCAAAGCCACCTCCAAGTGCGACCCCCGAACAAATGAGGGTATATAAAGAAGTTACAGCACCCTCAATACTGAAAAAGAGAGAATCTATCAAAGGAAAAACTGTAAGAGAAGCACAGAAGACTTTCAGGATCACACATGCAGACCAATTTGTTGAAGATGGAACTTACTTACGTGTGCATGTACACCCGAAACGTTTTCCTAG GTGCTATGAAATTGACTGGAAATCAAGAGTTATAGCTGTAACCGAAGACTTTGTGGTGTTGGACAAACCTGCTGGTACAACA GTTGGAGGAACCACTGACAACATCGAAGAAAGTTGTGCGACCTTTACCTCCCGTGCCTTGGGACTAACAACCCCTCTGATGACTACACATCAGATTGACAATTGTACAGAGGGATG TGTTATCTTAGCTAGAACCAAGGAGTATTGCTCAGTTTTTCATGGAAAAATCCGA GAGAAAAAAGTGAAGAAGCTTTATCTTGCTCTTGCTGCTGCTCCTGTGCCACTAGGAACAATTACTCACTACATGCGTCCTATCAATGTGGCTCCAAGACTCATTTCAGAAG AATCAATTGAAAGGTGGAGCTTGTGTCAACTTGAGGTCATTGAATGCAAGGAGATTCCTTGGCCTAATTCTATAATTGAAGAGCAATATGGTGTGGTAGATTGTGGGTGGCCTTCAAAAGATTATGCATATGAATGTAAAATCAACCTTTTGACTGGGAAAACTCATCAG ATTCGAGCACAATTGGCTGCTCGTGGTGCACCTCTAGTGGGTGATTCCATGTACATGCCAGCTGCAATTGCAGAGATGGCAAATCCTGAGCtgaacccatttggcaaacaCAAGAAACAATATACTGGTGAAAATGATAAAGAAAGAGCTGCTACTGAGTGGATGGCACGGCACGGAAAAGAACCTAATGTTGCTATTGGTCTTCAAGCTTGTCAGATCTCATGGGATGATGGTGAGTACAGCTTTGAGGCTAGAGCTCCGTGGTGGAGATAG
- the LOC126789027 gene encoding beta-glucosidase 47 isoform X2 has translation MEILSVFHAFLIIEIMFISVLVVSCNHISMKGNSRSNFLFGTASSSYQFEGAFLNDGKGLSNWDVFTHEPGRILDGSTGDVAVDQYHLYQEDFDIMNYTGVNSYRFSISWARILPKGRFGKVNRAGIDHYMKFIDALLLRGIQPFVTLTHFDIPQELEERYGSWLSPHLQEDFSYYANICFKFFGDKVKYWSTFNEPNVMVLRGYMYGTNPPSRCSPPYGNCSSGDSEREPFIAAHNIILSHAAAVNIYRTKYQKKQGGSTGIVMNSIWFEPISSSLEDKLAAERAQSFFFNWFLDPILHGRYPAEMHELLGDDLPVFSKFDREILKTGLDFIGINHYTSFYAKDCMFSPCEPGKGASRIEGYALRTALKDGVYIGEPTSIEGLYVYPEGMQKAVTYIKERYNNTPMFITENGYGVEEMPNSTDDELLHDVKRVEYLRSYFEALADTMSDGADVRGYFVWSLLDNFEWTYGYTIRFGLYRVDYGTLKRTPRLSAAWYRQFIADNPLQILSAHE, from the exons ATGGAGATCTTATCAGTATTTCATGCTTTCCTCATTATTGAGATCATGTTCATTTCGGTTCTCGTTGTGTCATGTAATCACATATCCATGAAAGGAAACTCCCGCAGCAACTTTCTCTTCGGAACTGCATCCTCTTCTTATCAG TTTGAAGGAGCTTTTCTAAATGATGGTAAAGGTCTCAGCAACTGGGATGTCTTCACTCACGAACCTG GGAGGATCCTGGATGGTTCTACTGGAGATGTTGCTGTTGATCAGTACCATCTTTATCAG GAAGACTTTGATATCATGAATTACACTGGAGTTAACAGCTACCGTTTTTCTATATCATGGGCAAGAATTTTACCTA aaggaagatttggaAAAGTGAACAGAGCTGGCATTGATCACTATATGAAGTTCATCGACGCTCTTCTGCTTAGAG GAATCCAGCCATTTGTGACATTAACTCACTTCGACATACCTCAGGAACTTGAAGAAAGATATGGATCTTGGCTAAGTCCCCATTTGCA GGAAGATTTTAGCTACTATGCAAATATATGTTTCAAATTCTTTGGAGATAAAGTCAAGTACTGGTCAACTTTCAATGAGCCCAATGTTATGGTCCTTCGTGGATATATGTATGGGACTAACCCACCATCTCGCTGCTCTCCCCCTTATGGAAATTGCTCCAGTGGAGACTCAGAAAGAGAGCCTTTCATTGCTGCTCATAACATAATTTTATCCCATGCAGCTGCTGTGAATATATACCGAACCAAATATCAG AAGAAACAAGGAGGGAGCACTGGAATTGTGATGAATTCTATATGGTTTGAACCCATCAGCAGCTCTTTAGAAGACAAATTAGCTGCTGAGAGGGCTCAgtctttcttcttcaactG GTTTTTAGACCCAATTTTACATGGTAGATACCCTGCAGAAATGCATGAGCTTCTAGGAGATGATTTGCCTGTGTTTTCCAAGTTTGATCGGGAGATACTGAAGACTGGATTAGACTTCATTGGTATCAATCACTACACCAGCTTTTACGCAAAAGACTGTATGTTTTCGCCATGCGAACCAGGAAAAGGAGCTTCAAGGATAGAGGGTTATGCTTTGCGAACTGCACTGAAAGATGGAGTCTACATTGGAGAACCG ACTTCAATCGAGGGGTTATATGTGTACCCTGAAGGAATGCAGAAGGCGGTTACTTACATAAAAGAGAGGTACAATAATACCCCAATGTTTATTACAGAAAATG GGTATGGTGTTGAGGAGATGCCGAATTCCACAGATGATGAACTGTTGCATGATGTCAAGAGAGTGGAGTACCTGAGAAGTTACTTTGAGGCACTAGCAGATACAATGAG TGATGGAGCAGATGTAAGAGGGTATTTCGTGTGGTCATTGCTTGACAATTTCGAGTGGACGTATGGATATACGATACGTTTTGGACTTTACCGTGTTGATTATGGCACTCTTAAGAGAACTCCCAGACTATCTGCGGCTTGGTACAGACAATTTATAGCTGATAACCCCCTGCAGATTCTGAGTGCCCATGAATGA
- the LOC126789027 gene encoding beta-glucosidase 47 isoform X1 — protein MEILSVFHAFLIIEIMFISVLVVSCNHISMKGNSRSNFLFGTASSSYQFEGAFLNDGKGLSNWDVFTHEPGRILDGSTGDVAVDQYHLYQEDFDIMNYTGVNSYRFSISWARILPKGRFGKVNRAGIDHYMKFIDALLLRGIQPFVTLTHFDIPQELEERYGSWLSPHLQEDFSYYANICFKFFGDKVKYWSTFNEPNVMVLRGYMYGTNPPSRCSPPYGNCSSGDSEREPFIAAHNIILSHAAAVNIYRTKYQKKQGGSTGIVMNSIWFEPISSSLEDKLAAERAQSFFFNWFLDPILHGRYPAEMHELLGDDLPVFSKFDREILKTGLDFIGINHYTSFYAKDCMFSPCEPGKGASRIEGYALRTALKDGVYIGEPTSIEGLYVYPEGMQKAVTYIKERYNNTPMFITENGYGVEEMPNSTDDELLHDVKRVEYLRSYFEALADTMRSDGADVRGYFVWSLLDNFEWTYGYTIRFGLYRVDYGTLKRTPRLSAAWYRQFIADNPLQILSAHE, from the exons ATGGAGATCTTATCAGTATTTCATGCTTTCCTCATTATTGAGATCATGTTCATTTCGGTTCTCGTTGTGTCATGTAATCACATATCCATGAAAGGAAACTCCCGCAGCAACTTTCTCTTCGGAACTGCATCCTCTTCTTATCAG TTTGAAGGAGCTTTTCTAAATGATGGTAAAGGTCTCAGCAACTGGGATGTCTTCACTCACGAACCTG GGAGGATCCTGGATGGTTCTACTGGAGATGTTGCTGTTGATCAGTACCATCTTTATCAG GAAGACTTTGATATCATGAATTACACTGGAGTTAACAGCTACCGTTTTTCTATATCATGGGCAAGAATTTTACCTA aaggaagatttggaAAAGTGAACAGAGCTGGCATTGATCACTATATGAAGTTCATCGACGCTCTTCTGCTTAGAG GAATCCAGCCATTTGTGACATTAACTCACTTCGACATACCTCAGGAACTTGAAGAAAGATATGGATCTTGGCTAAGTCCCCATTTGCA GGAAGATTTTAGCTACTATGCAAATATATGTTTCAAATTCTTTGGAGATAAAGTCAAGTACTGGTCAACTTTCAATGAGCCCAATGTTATGGTCCTTCGTGGATATATGTATGGGACTAACCCACCATCTCGCTGCTCTCCCCCTTATGGAAATTGCTCCAGTGGAGACTCAGAAAGAGAGCCTTTCATTGCTGCTCATAACATAATTTTATCCCATGCAGCTGCTGTGAATATATACCGAACCAAATATCAG AAGAAACAAGGAGGGAGCACTGGAATTGTGATGAATTCTATATGGTTTGAACCCATCAGCAGCTCTTTAGAAGACAAATTAGCTGCTGAGAGGGCTCAgtctttcttcttcaactG GTTTTTAGACCCAATTTTACATGGTAGATACCCTGCAGAAATGCATGAGCTTCTAGGAGATGATTTGCCTGTGTTTTCCAAGTTTGATCGGGAGATACTGAAGACTGGATTAGACTTCATTGGTATCAATCACTACACCAGCTTTTACGCAAAAGACTGTATGTTTTCGCCATGCGAACCAGGAAAAGGAGCTTCAAGGATAGAGGGTTATGCTTTGCGAACTGCACTGAAAGATGGAGTCTACATTGGAGAACCG ACTTCAATCGAGGGGTTATATGTGTACCCTGAAGGAATGCAGAAGGCGGTTACTTACATAAAAGAGAGGTACAATAATACCCCAATGTTTATTACAGAAAATG GGTATGGTGTTGAGGAGATGCCGAATTCCACAGATGATGAACTGTTGCATGATGTCAAGAGAGTGGAGTACCTGAGAAGTTACTTTGAGGCACTAGCAGATACAATGAG AAGTGATGGAGCAGATGTAAGAGGGTATTTCGTGTGGTCATTGCTTGACAATTTCGAGTGGACGTATGGATATACGATACGTTTTGGACTTTACCGTGTTGATTATGGCACTCTTAAGAGAACTCCCAGACTATCTGCGGCTTGGTACAGACAATTTATAGCTGATAACCCCCTGCAGATTCTGAGTGCCCATGAATGA
- the LOC126789030 gene encoding glucose-6-phosphate/phosphate translocator 2, chloroplastic-like: MISSVRLRTPTFTSAQLSTQKCSLPIIEHCSFPNNIHNGKQSMLCFHKPLHISSAESFALVAISHKRDSTRCEAYEADSSRPIEINIDLPDHQARKETAQTLRISIYFATWWALNVVFNIYNKKVLNVFPFPWLTSTLSLATGSLMMLISWAVGIAEAPKTDVDFWKTLSPVAVAHSIGHVAATVSMANVAVSFTHIIKSGEPAFSVLVSRFLLGETFPTSVYLSLLPIIGGCGLAAITELNFNMIGFMGAMISNLAFVFRNIFSKKGMKGKSVSGMNYYACLSMLSLLILIPFAIAVEGPQVWAAGWKTALEQIGPNFVWWVAAQSIFYHLYNQVSYMSLDQISPLTFSIGNTMKRISVIVSSIIIFRTPVQPINCLGAAIAIFGTFLYSQSNKGNKGSKK, translated from the exons ATGATCTCTTCCGTCAGGCTCAGAACCCCGACGTTCACGTCGGCACAGCTCTCCACCCAGAAATGTTCATTGCCGATAATAGAACATTGTTCCTTCCCTAATAATATTCACAATGGGAAACAGAGCATGCTCTGTTTTCACAAGCCGCTCCACATTTCTTCAGCGGAGAGCTTCGCATTGGTGGCCATAAGCCATAAGAGGGATTCGACGAGGTGTGAGGCGTATGAGGCAGACAGTTCACGCCCGATCGAGATCAACATCGACCTGCCGGACCATCAGGCTCGGAAGGAGACAGCCCAGACGTTGAGGATTAGTATCTACTTTGCGACCTGGTGGGCTTTGAATGTTGTGTTCAATATTTACAACAAGAAGGTTTTGAATGTCTTCCCATTTCCATGGCTTACGTCGACGTTGTCACTCGCAACTGGGTCTCTGATGATGCTCATTTCTTGGGCTGTTGGGATTGCTGAAGCCCCCAAGACAGATGTGGACTTCTGGAAGACACTGTCTCCG GTTGCAGTGGCACATTCAATTGGTCATGTAGCGGCGACTGTGAGTATGGCAAATGTTGCAGTTTCGTTCACTCATATCATCAAGAGTGGTGAACCTGCTTTCAGTGTCTTGGTTTCTAGGTTCTTGTTAGGCGAAACCTTTCCCACTTCTGTTTACCTCTCATTGTTGCCCATTATTGGAGGATGTGGGCTTGCTGCTATAACCGAGCTCAATTTCAACATGATTG GGTTTATGGGAGCTATGATATCAAATCTGGCATTCGTGTTTCGAAACATATTTTCGAAGAAAGGGATGAAGGGGAAGTCTGTCAGTGGCATGAACTACTATGCTTGTCTGTCTATGTTGTCTCTATTGATCCTGATTCCGTTTGCCATTGCCGTCGAGGGTCCCCAGGTATGGGCTGCTGGATGGAAGACAGCCCTTGAACAGATTGGTCCCAATTTCGTATG GTGGGTGGCAGCTCAAAGTATCTTCTATCACTTGTATAATCAGGTTTCGTACATGTCGCTCGATCAAATTTCTCCCTTGACATTCAGCATTGGGAACACAATGAAGCGTATTTCCGTCATAGTTTCTTCCATCATCATTTTCCGGACTCCTGTTCAACCGATCAATTGCCTCGGAGCAGCCATTGCAATCTTTGGCACCTTCCTTTACTCAcag AGCAACAAGGGCAACAAGGGCAGCAAGAAGTGA